From a single Chitinophaga sp. Cy-1792 genomic region:
- a CDS encoding TonB-dependent receptor — protein MKKGLFLGLLAILSVFQALAQSRTITGKVTDAKDGSALPGVTVKVPGTGIGTLTSPNGEFKLTIGDKVATLEFSFVGYMVQKVNVANRSSVNVVLEGDQKALSEVVVVGYGTQERKNVTASIASINGAALKNNASPSVDRQLAGQVSGVQATVASGVLGQPARIRIRGTNSLSSSADPLYVIDGVPIITGNQSGVTPNNPLGDLNPNDIESMEVLKDGSATAIYGSRAANGVVLITTKKGKQGKAKINYDAWFAAATPAKKFDLLNAEEFVTIANEKFANVSDTSKARLLAKPGGGFYDTDWQKEVMRTGFQQNHSLSVSGATETTNYYFSLGYTDMNGMLVGNNQKKYQARMRIEQKAFNVVTVGLNANIAHVTNNGFNTSANATGNNMASALRALPNVPVFNADGTYNVNWTENALGQGANSKWIDDKYPNPRFTLDNNVYRSKNLNVTGNTFVNVEVMKGLNLRTQLGINLLNGEDYLYWSPKHGDGYGQKGYVMQQYIPSFRYNWANTLSYNKNIGKHNINAVAGFELQKSNERSFFAEGNNLSTTYFSGENIIDKSLSPMTIGGGIIERAFRSMFARASYAYADRYILSATIRRDAISALPPGKQNANLPGVSAGWRLSQENFFKEGSIANVISNLKIRGGYAKVGNVEIGAYPYYGSYSGANYGTLNGFVYSQVYNPNLTFETSKKVNIGFDLGLLRDRITVTADYFNNNIDGMILQAPVAPSLGIPNASKPNVISMNIGKMYNRGAELSVTSINIQKGDFQWTTTANVTFVKNQVQKLANGDISYAYNVTREGRSVGEFYGYVYRGVNAANGNPIYEKADGSLVQASVPNNAYYVYDASKPADMVTKSSLGVDDKRFLGQATPTYYGGLNNTVNYKGFDFNIFFSFAGGNKIMNVTRQETLNNQKFQNNGKEILNRWTPTNTVTDVPKMYYGSDAFLLLTGNATSRFVEDASFIRAQNIGLGYTVPSDLLKKARINSARFYFQVQNAFVITKYSGADPELNYYTSGANANLQPGLDMSTSPIPRTYTFGVNIGL, from the coding sequence ATGAAGAAAGGGTTATTCCTGGGATTGTTAGCAATCCTAAGTGTTTTCCAGGCACTTGCACAATCCAGAACGATTACCGGTAAGGTAACCGACGCAAAAGATGGATCGGCACTTCCTGGTGTTACCGTTAAGGTACCAGGTACTGGTATCGGTACGCTCACCTCCCCGAACGGAGAGTTTAAATTAACAATTGGCGACAAAGTAGCTACGTTGGAGTTTTCCTTCGTTGGTTACATGGTCCAGAAAGTGAACGTTGCTAACAGAAGCAGCGTGAATGTAGTGCTGGAAGGTGACCAGAAAGCACTGAGTGAAGTTGTTGTAGTTGGTTATGGTACTCAGGAACGTAAAAACGTAACTGCTTCCATTGCCAGCATTAATGGTGCTGCACTGAAAAACAATGCTTCTCCTTCAGTTGACCGCCAGCTGGCAGGTCAGGTGAGTGGTGTGCAGGCAACTGTAGCAAGTGGTGTACTGGGTCAGCCGGCTCGTATCCGTATCCGCGGTACAAACTCACTGAGCTCCAGCGCAGATCCACTGTACGTAATTGATGGAGTTCCTATTATCACAGGAAACCAGAGCGGTGTTACGCCTAATAACCCATTAGGTGATCTGAATCCGAACGATATCGAAAGCATGGAAGTGCTGAAAGATGGTTCTGCAACTGCTATCTATGGTTCACGTGCAGCGAACGGTGTGGTGTTGATCACTACTAAAAAAGGTAAGCAAGGTAAAGCCAAAATCAACTATGATGCATGGTTTGCTGCTGCTACTCCAGCAAAGAAATTTGACCTGTTGAATGCAGAGGAGTTTGTTACTATCGCAAATGAAAAATTTGCGAATGTTAGTGATACTTCAAAAGCTCGTCTGTTGGCTAAACCAGGTGGTGGATTCTACGATACCGACTGGCAGAAGGAAGTAATGAGAACAGGATTTCAGCAGAATCACTCTCTGTCTGTAAGTGGTGCAACAGAAACTACGAACTACTATTTTTCACTTGGTTATACAGATATGAACGGTATGCTGGTTGGAAACAATCAGAAAAAGTACCAGGCTCGTATGCGCATTGAACAGAAAGCATTCAATGTTGTAACTGTTGGTCTGAATGCTAATATCGCACATGTGACCAATAATGGGTTTAATACCAGTGCAAATGCTACCGGTAACAACATGGCCAGTGCTTTACGTGCATTGCCAAACGTTCCTGTGTTTAATGCAGATGGAACCTATAATGTAAACTGGACAGAGAATGCCCTGGGTCAAGGTGCTAACTCAAAGTGGATCGATGATAAATATCCGAATCCAAGATTTACTTTAGATAATAATGTTTACAGAAGCAAAAACCTGAACGTTACTGGTAATACCTTTGTGAACGTTGAAGTGATGAAAGGGCTGAACCTGAGAACTCAACTTGGTATTAACCTGCTGAACGGAGAAGATTATCTCTACTGGTCTCCTAAACATGGTGATGGTTATGGTCAGAAAGGTTATGTTATGCAACAGTATATTCCTAGCTTCCGTTACAACTGGGCTAATACCCTGTCTTACAACAAAAACATTGGTAAGCATAACATCAATGCAGTAGCTGGTTTTGAATTGCAGAAAAGCAACGAAAGATCATTCTTTGCAGAAGGTAATAACCTGAGCACTACTTACTTCAGTGGTGAAAACATCATCGACAAGTCACTGAGTCCAATGACAATTGGTGGTGGTATTATCGAGAGAGCATTCAGGTCAATGTTTGCACGTGCATCCTATGCATATGCAGATCGTTACATTTTGAGTGCGACTATACGTAGAGATGCAATTTCTGCACTGCCTCCGGGTAAACAGAATGCAAATCTGCCAGGTGTATCCGCAGGTTGGAGACTTTCACAAGAAAACTTCTTCAAAGAAGGAAGCATTGCAAATGTTATCAGCAACCTGAAAATCCGTGGTGGTTATGCTAAGGTTGGTAACGTGGAAATTGGTGCATATCCATACTATGGTTCTTACTCAGGTGCTAACTACGGTACATTGAATGGTTTCGTTTACAGTCAGGTATACAATCCAAATCTGACCTTCGAAACCAGTAAGAAAGTTAACATTGGTTTTGACCTGGGTCTGTTAAGAGACCGTATCACCGTTACTGCTGATTACTTCAACAATAACATCGATGGTATGATTCTCCAGGCGCCTGTTGCTCCTTCGCTCGGTATTCCTAATGCCAGCAAGCCGAACGTTATTTCAATGAACATTGGAAAAATGTATAACCGCGGTGCTGAGCTCTCTGTAACTAGTATCAATATTCAGAAAGGGGATTTCCAGTGGACAACTACTGCGAATGTAACCTTTGTTAAAAACCAGGTACAGAAACTGGCTAACGGAGATATCTCCTACGCTTATAACGTAACCCGTGAAGGTCGTTCAGTAGGTGAATTCTATGGTTATGTATATAGAGGTGTAAACGCCGCTAACGGTAACCCAATCTATGAGAAAGCTGACGGTTCCCTTGTACAGGCTTCCGTGCCAAATAACGCATACTACGTTTATGACGCTTCAAAACCAGCGGATATGGTAACTAAGTCTTCCCTGGGTGTTGATGACAAACGTTTCCTTGGTCAGGCAACTCCAACCTACTATGGTGGTCTGAATAACACTGTCAACTACAAAGGTTTTGATTTCAATATCTTCTTCTCTTTTGCAGGTGGCAATAAAATCATGAACGTTACCCGTCAGGAAACACTGAATAACCAGAAATTCCAGAACAACGGAAAGGAAATCCTGAACCGTTGGACTCCTACTAACACGGTTACTGACGTACCAAAAATGTATTATGGCTCAGATGCGTTCCTGTTACTTACTGGAAATGCTACCTCCCGTTTTGTTGAGGATGCAAGCTTCATCCGCGCTCAGAACATCGGTTTAGGTTACACTGTGCCTTCTGATCTGCTGAAAAAAGCACGCATTAACAGTGCCCGTTTCTACTTCCAGGTACAGAATGCTTTTGTAATCACTAAGTACAGCGGTGCTGATCCTGAGCTGAACTACTATACTAGTGGAGCAAATGCAAACCTGCAACCAGGCTTGGATATGAGTACTTCTCCAATTCCTCGTACCTATACTTTCGGTGTAAACATTGGTCTGTAA